A single window of Aphidius gifuensis isolate YNYX2018 linkage group LG1, ASM1490517v1, whole genome shotgun sequence DNA harbors:
- the LOC122847341 gene encoding kinesin-like protein KIN-7L, chloroplastic, with protein MSDENVQVVVKMRPLIQREIKKCLPIQWAVDGNTIYQKDGKINYQFDNIFNIDSKNQDIFISTVQPIINEFLSGINCTILTYGQTSSGKTHTMIGSKTDTGLIPLIISHIFNFIENDLSRDYQLQFSYFELYNEKVIDLFDNNKNNKHLKIKEDKNGNVLIDCKQLVLKTTKEVLQKLKKVNNNRHVGETNMNEKSNRSHVLLRITIESCEIGDDSDGTIKTSQLTLVDLAGSENAKQAGGTNERRNEGRFINRSLSSLCSVINQLSDKNKKKTNDKIPFINYRDSKLTRLLQPSLGGNSKTMVICTVTPAALEETQSTLTFARRAKVIKNQPRINQEVTDKVIIKKLVKQMSELQEKIEQLKTQDVDKKLINKFPLKRRNSLIGNESVKELEQHFISKNKEILSSLKVKNNKCTSKLNYPLRRSTSMNISSSFKLEISNFEKELDEAEKE; from the exons atgtctgATGAAAATGTTCAAGTTGTTGTTAAAATGAGACCATTAATACaacgtgaaataaaaaaatgtttgccAATACAATGGGCTGTTGATGGAAACACTATTTATCAAAaagatggaaaaataaattatcaatttg ataatatatttaatattgattcgaaaaatcaagatatatttatatcaactgTTCaaccaataataaatgaatttttatctgGTATTAATTGTACAATTTTGACATATGGTCAAACAAGTTCAGGAAAAACACATACAATGATTGGATCAAAAACAGATACTGGATTAATTCCTCTCATCATTAgtcacatatttaattttattgaaaatgatttaAGTCGTGATTATCAACTTCAATTTTCTTACTTTGAATTGTACAATGAGAAAGTAATAGACTTATTtgataacaacaaaaacaacaaacatttaaaaataaaagaagataaaaatgGCAATGTGTTGATAGACTGTAAACAGCTTGTTTTAAAAACAACCAAAGAagtattacaaaaattaaaaaaagtaaataataatcgtCATGTTGGTGAGACAAAcatgaatgaaaaaagtaaTCGAAGTCATGTGTTGTTGAGAATAACAATTGAGTCATGTGAAATTGGTGATGATTCAGATGGTACAATAAAAACATCACAATTGACATTGGTTGATCTTGCTGGATCAGAAAATGCTAAACAAGCTGGTGGAACAAATGAAAGAAGAAATGAAGGTAGATTTATAAATCGTTCACTTTCATCATTGTGCTCAGTTATTAATCAGCttagtgataaaaataaaaaaaaaaccaatgataaaataccatttattaattatcgtGATAGTAAATTAACTAGATTGCTACAACCATCATTAGGTGGTAATTCAAAAACAATGGTTATTTGTACTGTAACACCAGCAGCATTGGAGGAAACACAATCAACTCTTACATTTGCTCGTCGAGctaaagtaattaaaaatcaaccaAGAATAAATCAAGAAGTAACTGATaaagttataattaaaaaattagtcaaACAAATGTCTGAacttcaagaaaaaattgaacaattaaaaacacaagatgtagataaaaaattaatcaataaatttccaTTGAAAAGAAGAAATAGTTTGATTGGTAATGAAAGTGTTAAAGAGCTGGAAcaacattttatttctaaaaataaagaaattttgtcatcattaaaagttaaaaataataaatgtacaagtaaattaaattatccacTTCGACGTAGTACATCAATgaatatatcatcatcatttaaacttgaaatttcGAATTTCGAAAAAGAACTTGATGAagctgaaaaagaa
- the LOC122860154 gene encoding uncharacterized protein LOC122860154: MINKNKINCWNCKKKRKMKFKKLILFLALLVSMKNGTSYCLEISNKEDNKYQSLILPNHNVYLTKNLTKLWDRRIGMLGIISLEESEYLDTIWSNIIDEYQSYMAEFKRLGKNYNSCFKFFKEILSRALTLSMRSNNDCLNVHRTNYTDTVSSKIRSVELETIFPHCYPHYTTREILTCLDDSSKNKSTIEHYDNAFYFIKNYHHNIFKPMRKCIANINTHINESILYSKNEFEYCIQHQESVEKKNDTFDILIDDNLKSIDNSYQKAVDDIKMKFQKNIENYVNNSFGYYDTYENLTCCSYIPKNFLIKKKYKIMSDSEKCFDMHLVASEYFNNSISKANDLELFTKSCSQDDILSCNETEILPSDTFRTIYNSIKINMIKESKISILNIYNCLDKIQQRFSSIVNYANFQFDLCVYKQYNASVCQVHIANDNWLFGFIWNSSKIPNLG, from the exons atgataaataagaataaaattaactgttggaattgtaaaaaaaaacgtaaaatgaaatttaaaaaattaattctattcCTGGCATTATTAGTGAGTATG aaaaatggaACAAGTTATTGTTTAGAAATCTCAAACAAAGAAGACAACAAATatcaatcattaattttacctAATCATAACGTTTATTTAAcgaaaaatttaactaaattATGGGATCGTCGAATTGGAATGTTAGGAATAATATCACTTGAAGAATCAGAATATTTAGACACCATTTGGTCAAATATCATTGATGAATATCAAAGTTATATGGCTGAATTTAAAAGATTgggaaaaaattacaactcttgttttaaatttttcaaagaaatcCTTTCAAGAGCACTCACATTATCAATGCGCAGCaataatgattgtttaaatGTTCACAGAACAAATTATACTGACACTGTTTCATCAAAAATTCGT tctGTTGAGTTGGAAACAATATTTCCACATTGTTATCCACATTATACAAcaagagaaattttaacttgtCTTGATGATTCATCTAAAAACAAAAGTACCATTGAACACTATGATaatgctttttattttattaaaaattatcatcataatatatttaaaccaaTGCGTAAATGTATTGCAAATATCAACACACATATTAATGAATCCATTCTgtattcaaaaaatgaatttgaatATTGTATCCAACATCAAGAaagtgtagaaaaaaaaaatgatacatttgatattttaattgatgataatttaaaaagtattgaTAATAGTTATCAAAAAGcagttgatgatattaaaatgaaatttcaaaaaaatatagaaaattatgtAAACAATTCATTTGGTTATTATGATacttatgaaaatttaacttGTTGTAGTTATataccaaaaaattttctaattaaaaaaaaatataaaataatgagtgATAGTGAAAAATGTTTTGATATGCATTTAGTTGCTTCagaatatttcaataattccaTCAGTAAG gCAAATGATcttgaattatttacaaaaagcTGTAGTCAAGATGACATATTATCATGTAATGAAACTGAAATACTTCCAAGTGACACATTTAGAACAATATAcaatagtataaaaataaatatgattaaagaaagtaaaatttcgatattaaatatttacaattgtcttgataaaattcaacaacgtTTTAGCAGTATTGTTAATTATgcaaattttcaatttgatttgtgtgtttataaacaatataatgcAAGTGTTTGTCAAGTTCATATTGCCAATGATAATTGGCTATTTGGTTTTATTTGGAATTCTTCAAAAATTCCAAATTTAggctga
- the LOC122860137 gene encoding long-chain fatty acid transport protein 4-like has product MDVRLVLIVLAIGLLMAAGAITKFGSYTRITQITLAAIFVPLICKYHRKIYVILRTLPRDIKFLYRYINADRETKRYVKNNSTVMKLFKERAILYPNKPCFIFEGRIWTNADMDDYSNRIADVFQKAGFVKGDAVALMMPNRPEFVATWLGLGKIGVITALVNTNLRLNVFTHCLTIASVKAIIYGQELSSAVDEIRNSMPNITYYKQGAGLDDIQEDTYNLDKLLSEASSDDPVVSEIPGYRDNLLYIFTSGTTGLPKAVLFPNSRYLLVTMGTYHMLGLRSESDSMYNPIPLYHMAGGMVGTGCALVKGIPSVLRTKFSVSAYWTDCIKYNCTLAEYIGEMCRYLLTAPEKPEDKQHPVRLMVGNGMRPQLWQQFVDRFKIEQVTEVYGSSEGNANIVNVDNRVGAVGFVPSILPKSLHPVAVIRINSETCEPIRGQDGLCIRAEINEPGMFIGLIKQGNASQEFNGYLDREASKKKVIENVFVKGDKAFLTGDILVQDELGYFYFKDRTGDTFRWKGENVATAEVEGVVSNVAGFRDTTVYGVQIPGMEGRAGMAAIVDPDCLLDFKALAEGLDRALPSYARPIFLRIVKELEMTGTFKLKKINLQKEGFDPNKIQDKVYFRSGNKEYVEVTPELYEEIISGSAKL; this is encoded by the exons ATGGACGTCAGATTGGTGCTTATTGTGCTGGCAATAGGCCTACTCATGGCTGCCGGTGCTATAACTAAATTTGGTTCATATACTAGAATTACACAAATAACACTTGCTGCAATATTTGTACCATTAATATGCAAATATCATCGAAAAATTTATGTGATATTACGGACATTACCACGAGACATCAA gtTTTTATATCGTTATATAAATGCAGACAGAGAGACAAAACGATATGTCAAAAACAATTCAACTGTGATGAAGCTTTTCAAAGAAAGGGCAATACTTTATCCCAACAAGCcatgttttatatttgaagGACGTATATGGACAAATGCTGAt atggATGATTATAGCAACAGGATAGCTGATGTATTTCAAAAAGCTGGATTTGTAAAAGGTGATGCAGTTGCATTGATGATGCCAAATAGACCAGAATTTGTTGCAACATGGCTTGGACTTGGAAAAATTGGTGTTATAACTGCATTGGTTAATACAAATTTACGTCTAAATGTATTTACACATTGTTTAACAATAGCAAGTGTAAAAGCAATAATATATGGCCAAGAATTATCATCAG cTGTCGATGAAATTCGAAACTCAATGCCAAATATAACGTACTACAAACAAGGTGCTGGACTTGATGACATTCAAGAAGATACatataatttagataaattattatcagaagCATCATCTGATGATCCAGTTGTCAGTGAAATACCAGGCTATCGAGATaatttgttgtatatttttacaagTGGAACAACTGGTTTACCAAAAGCTGTATTATTTCCAAATTCACG aTATCTTTTGGTGACAATGGGAACATACCATATGCTTGGATTGAGATCAGAGAGTGATAGTATGTACAATCCAATACCACTTTATCATATGGCTGGTGGTATGGTTGGTACTGGTTGTGCATTGGTCAAAGGAATTCCAAGTGTTTTGCGAACTAAATTCTCAGTATCTGCATACTGGACTGATTGCATCAAATACAATTGTAct ttGGCTGAATATATTGGTGAAATGTGTAGATATTTATTAACAGCACCAGAAAAACCAGAAGACAAACAACATCCAGTAAGACTGATGGTTGGTAATGGAATGAGACCACAACTTTGGCAACAATTTGTCGATCgatttaaaattgaacaagTTACTGAGGTTTATGGTTCCAGTGAGGGCAATGCAAACattg TTAATGTTGATAATCGAGTTGGTGCTGTTGGTTTTGTTCCTTCAATTTTGCCAAAATCACTTCATCCAGTTGCTGTAATTCGTATTAATTCAGAAACATGTGAACCAATTAGAGGACAAGATGGTTTATGCATACGTGCTGAAATAA ATGAACCTGGAATGTTTATTGGTCTTATTAAACAAGGAAATGCATCACAAGAATTTAATGGATATCTTGATAGAgaagcatcaaaaaaaaaagtaattgaaaATGTATTTGTAAAAGGTGACAAGGCATTTCTTACTGGAGATATATTAGTTCAAGATGAActtggttatttttatttcaaagataGAACTGGTGATACATTTAGATGGAAAGGTGAAAATGTTGCAACAGCTGAAGTTGAAGGTGTTGTTAGTAATGTTGCTGGTTTTAGAGATACAACTGTATATGGTGTTCag ATACCAGGAATGGAAGGACGTGCAGGAATGGCTGCAATTGTTGATCCAGATTGTTTGCTCGATTTTAAAGCACTTGCTGAAGGTCTTGATCGTGCACTTCCGTCGTATGCACGACCAATATTTCTACGAATTGTCAAAGAACTTGAAATGACTGGTAcatttaaacttaaaaaaattaatttacaaaaagaagGCTTTGatccaaataaaatacaagataAAGTATATTTTAGATCTGGTAATAAAGAGTATGTTGAAGTTACACCTGAATTATATGAAGAAATAATATCTGGTTCAgctaaattataa
- the LOC122860132 gene encoding golgin subfamily A member 1 gives MFASLKNKIREEIGSDVSTVVRNAGSIRNINSKHLSRTESSSSVSESQISLDESFDSSATISSSPAVQYKTDNNFYDIKLTDGLQLTPKDYKKLENREIEWKRKLIKKDHEYQKKIDKKDDECRAKIIEKEKEWKKLMDKQEKDKLKLEDDKLKAESARRTLELALRDAEEYKKKLHSFQEDAEQLEGFQTQEMAKIKHLLLSKEQEVDEKSHHLKSALSEIENLKSELSRLRRYEDELNNVQDEMETLRHTTQREKAQLSGELAQTKEEVRHLNVKNFVLEQRVAQSNDQSNVDERIADLMRERTLLERKLEETHLHLSDIKTSWSGKISSLETQVGRLSRQAGEEGVERRRVEEENDKLKQRVKQLESDIEINNVVMATKDAKLLRMTEDIDEMATELKELRASVDDEVEEFKRQIKSSAGEIQSLKTEKAKCLKQYEEAKIELEQLRIACNAEKENNSSLNIQLARIRENLESERVNSATLRINFEQERNEKDSILLRNAQVSQDYEIALQKKRQQEIENIELQNKIDNLEKKLLSYENIETDKKNNEGLEKTLRSNLSDLEEQLNEKTKTIKVLQQRLGDMKKTLQRELRVPSSSFDSDIDQSAAILSPSSSKTITAKNSSTPDDDVNFKYLKHVLIKFLTSREYEALHLTRAVATLLHFSPEEEKLLQETLEWKMSWFGSRPNLGIGQTANSIPPS, from the exons atgtttgcaagtttaaaaaataaaatacgtgaaGAAATTGGTAGTGATGTATCAACAGTCGTTAGAAATGCTGGATcaattagaaatattaattcaaaacaTCTGTCACGA acAGAATCATCAAGCAGTGTGAGTGAATCACAAATATCACTTGATGAATCTTTTGATAGCAGTgcaacaatatcatcatcaccagctgttcaatataaaacagataataatttttatgatataaaattaactgATGGATTACAGCTAACACcaaaagattataaaaaattagaaaatcgTGAAATTGAatggaaaagaaaattaataaaaaaagaccatgaatatcaaaaaaaaattgataaaaaagatgatgaaTGTAGAgctaaaataatagaaaaagaaaaagaatggaaaaaattaatggataaacaagaaaaagataaattaaaacttgaagatgataaattaaaagctGAAAGTGCAAGAAGAACATTAGAACTAGCACTAAGAGATGCTGAag agtataaaaaaaagcttcataGCTTTCAAGAAGATGCTGAACAATTGGAAGGTTTTCAAACACAAGAAATGGCTAAAATTAAACACTtg ctgTTGTCAAAAGAACAAGAAGTTGACGAAAAATCACATCATTTAAAATCAGCATTgagtgaaattgaaaatttaaaatctgaACTTTCACGACTTCGAAGATACGAGGATGAACTTAACAATGTCCAa GATGAAATGGAAACACTTCGTCATACAACACAACGTGAAAAAGCACAATTATCTGGTGAATTAGCACAAACTAAGGAAGAGGTGCGTCATttgaatgttaaaaattttgtattggaACAACGTGTTGCACAATCAAATGATCAATCAAATGTTGATGAAAGAATTGCTGATTTAATGAGAGAACGTACATTATTAGAGCGTAAATTAGAAGAAACACATTTACATTTATCTGATATTAAAACAAGTTGGTCTggtaaaatatcaagtttagAAACACAAGTTGGAAGATTAAGTAGACAAGCTGGTGAAGAAGGGGTTGAAAGAAGACGtgttgaagaagaaaatgataaattaaaacaacgtgttaaacaattagaatctgatattgaaattaataatgttgTTATGGCAACAAAAGATGCTAAATTATTACGTATGACtgaagatattgatgaaatGGCAACTGAACTTAAAGAACTTCGTGCAAGTGTTGATGATGAAGTTGAAGAATTTAAACGACAAATT AAATCATCAGCGGGAGAAATTCAGAGTCTAAAAACAGAAAAGGCTAAATGTTTGAAACAATATGAAGAAGCTAAAATTGAATTGGAACAATTAAGAATAGCTTGTAATGctgagaaagaaaataattcatcattgaATATTCAACTTGCACGTATACGTGAAAATTTAGAATCAGAAAGAGTTAATTCAGCAACATtgagaataaattttgaacaagaaagaaatgaaaaagattCAATACTACTAAGAAATGCACAAGTATCACAAGATTATGAAATTGCTTTACAAAAAAAACGTCaacaagaaattgaaaatattgagttacaaaataaaattgataatcttgaaaagaaattattatcatatgaaaatattgagactgataaaaaaaataatgaaggaTTAGAAAAAACATTGAGAAGTAATTTATCTGATTTGGAAGaacaattgaatgaaaaaacaaaa acgATAAAAGTACTTCAACAAAGATTAggtgatatgaaaaaaacacTTCAACGTGAATTAAGAGTACCATCTTCATCATTTGACAGTGACATTGATCAATCAGCTGCAATATTAAGTCCAAGTTCATCAAAAACAATAACAgctaaaaattcaagtacaccagatgatgatgttaattttaaatatcttaaacatgttttaattaaatttcttacTAGTCGTGAATATGAg GCATTACATTTGACGAGAGCTGTTGCAACATTACTGCATTTTTCAccagaagaagaaaaattattacaagaaaCATTGGAGTGGAAAATGTCGTGGTTTGGATCAAGGCCAAATTTGGGAATTGGACAAACAGCTAATTCAATTCCTCCAAGCTGA